In the Purpureocillium takamizusanense chromosome 5, complete sequence genome, one interval contains:
- a CDS encoding uncharacterized protein (EggNog:ENOG503NUPS~COG:D) has product MAHSRDRENPASPRSSAGGAESFKGTPETRLTAFSPEDTSAKSSKLLQGLVRSSSATSSVGVPQSTYRGSAGHLDKDPFVTPSHRSGSRLSPTASAFNPFAENISVPLPSSTGPLSTGLSTDLGLSRHLDISSATSLTVSQVNSWLCDVEAHGEPPHGTRVFDSFEGHVYIRFSDIRDACAAFSGIRLTGATWRVEYADPSPTVKDDRSRHDTRLPHPAQVHVLAVVPQHVAVDALQATDAVQRLLQSHGRLFAFVKRSIFPNGSFTAVAEFCDVSAVQPAVSNCNNRYTAEGLHILVSAHDADATATSDLTGALNGLSLQRASQSPAKHIAAVPSVLSNHTGQTDMRVQPQFAMYPLVFPSPFTANVPYMLEPFLPVSDPGPVPPMAPVSPSYPVLGQLFHTPPSPALTSHNSYSPSRSLSGFHRGDARRQNAMRVNRSPYHNISSHHNHVDISRIREGIDVRTTIMLRNIPNKVDQAMLKRIIDESSWGKYDFMYLRIDFANDCNVGYAFINFVDPLDIIDFVEARGNQRWNCFKSDKVAEISYATIQGKDCLVQKFRNSSVMLEAPHYRPKLYFTSNGPMPELAGQEEPFPDPDNQSKMKRSCENAEHVGLFTPNAGQHFRDEQRRRRSQYDRGTRLAALEEYDYEAAIQHMYGTTAQ; this is encoded by the exons ATGGCTCATTCTCGCGACCGGGAGAACCCTGCGTCGCCGAGATCGTCCGCTGGTGGCGCAGAGTCCTTCAAAGGTACCCCCGAGACACGACTGACGGCGTTCTCACCCGAGGATACCTCTGCAAAGTCTTCGAAACTCCTTCAAGGTCTTGTGCGCTCTTCCTCAGCCACGTCATCTGTTGGAGTACCCCAAAGTACCTATCGCGGCTCCGCAGGTCATTTGGACAAGGATCCATTCGTCACTCCTTCCCATCGATCCGGGAGCCGCTTGTCCCCGACGGCATCAGCGTTCAACCCATTCGCAGAGAACATCAGCGTCCCCTTGCCTAGCAGCACAGGTCCTCTTTCTACAGGACTGAGCACCGATTTGGGTCTCAGTCGACACTTGGACATTTCCTCGGCAACATCCCTCACAGTTTCCCAAGTGAATTCTTGGCTTTGT GACGTGGAGGCTCATGGAGAACCCCCGCATGGAACCCGCGTCTTCGACTCTTTCGAGGGGCATGTTTACATTCGTTTTTCGGATATCAGAGATGCCTGCGCCGCATTTTCCGGTATCAGGCTCACTGGTGCCACCTGGAGAGTGGAATACGCAGATCCGAGCCCAACTGTGAAG GATGACCGTTCCCGTCATGACACTAGACTTCCGCATCCCGCGCAAGTTCATGTCCTTGCTGTTGTCCCGCAGCATGTCGCTGTAGACGCACTCCAGGCCACCGACGCTGTTCAGCGACTTCTACAGTCACATGGGCGTCTTTTCGCGTTTGTCAAGCGATCAATTTTCCCCAACGGCTCGTTCACGGCGGTGGCTGAGTTCTGCGATGTCTCCGCGGTCCAACCAGCAGTGTCGAATTGCAACAATCGCTACACCGCTGAG GGGCTGCATATCCTCGTTTCGGCGCACGATGCCGATGCGACGGCTACCTCTGATCTCACCGGAGCACTGAATGGTCTCTCTTTACAGAGGGCGTCCCAAAGCCCCGCAAAGCACATCGCAGCGGTTCCCTCGGTGCTCAGCAATCATACAGGTCAAACGGACATGCGTGTGCAACCCCAATTCGCCATGTATCCATTGGTGTTTCCGTCGCCGTTCACCGCCAATGTCCCTTACATGCTGGAGCCGTTCCTTCCAGTCAGCGACCCCGGACCAGTGCCTCCAATGGCCCCTGTATCCCCCTCTTATCCGGTGCTCGGTCAGTTATTccacacgccgccgtccccggcTCTCACATCACACAATAGCTACAGTCCTTCTCGGTCACTGTCGGGGTTTCATAGAGGCGATGCTCGAAGACAGAACGCCATGCGCGTCAATCGGTCGCCGTATCATAACATTTCGAGCCACCACAATCACGTCGATATAAGCCGAATCAGGGAAGGTATTGACGTGCGAACAACG ATTATGCTGCGCAATATTCCCAACAAAGTGGACCAAGCAATGCTCAAACGAATCATCGACGAGTCCAGTTGGGGGAAATATGACTTCATGTATTTGCGCATCGACTTTGCTAACGACTGCAA TGTCGGTTATGCATTCATCAACTTTGTCGAT CCCCTAGACATCATTGAT TTTGTCGAAGCTCGGGGGAACCAACGTTG GAATTGCTTCAAGAGTGACAAGGTTGCCGAGATATCTTATGCCA CCATACAGGGAAAAGATTGCTTGGTGCAGAAGTTCCGCAACAGCTCCGTGATGTTGGAGGCGCCTCATTACCGTCCAAAG CTCTATTTTACGTCGAATGGGCCGATGCCAGAGTTGGCAGGACAAGAGGAGCCTTTTCCTGACCCGGACAACCAATCCAAGATGAAGAGAAGCTGTGAGAATGCTGAGCACGTCG GCCTGTTCACGCCCAACGCCGGCCAGCACTTCCGCGAtgagcagcgtcgtcgtcgttcgcAGTACGACCGCGGCACTCGTCTTGCCGCCTTAGAAGAATACGACTACGAGGCGGCTATTCAACACATGTATGGCACAACTGCGCAGTGA
- a CDS encoding uncharacterized protein (SECRETED:SignalP(1-23~SECRETED:cutsite=AQA-DE~SECRETED:prob=0.6756)~EggNog:ENOG503NUAE~COG:S~TransMembrane:1 (n3-15c23/24o709-730i)): protein MVLATSSAWALILALGSVVLAQADETGTTSTTTQPTTTATVNNSTTTPTAAAVDTTVTSSGGICEARTINYITHTLPQACLTSSWASARPAASASNGSNSFSGGTSATADTASEPPVVAETTQTADAAATTFMSFEDWKEMMLRKAGQDPQEWRSRKPSEHSPDDRSPPDAGHVGLGEEDEISLNFDQYSDGQDKGRAAPGSGGGGDGPDSDGAAAHDAQVYGDGKATTVHRSKDAGKTCKERFSYSSFDAGATVLKTAAGAKNARAILVENKDTYMLLECAAASKYVIVELSDDILVDTIVLANFEFFSSMVRHFRVSVSDRYPVKMDKWRELGTFEARNSRDIQPFLVENPQIWAKYVRIEFLTHYGNEYYCPVSLLRVHGSRMLDSWKDSETGRDDDAQIEGDGSSLGLIHGEAASEPPVSTAQAGTRDGGPPPPDASSTCSSADASLPIFSAAICPRSEAPSSQTPTPVKDTKVSHEGNERREHSGTVIPPTSAASKVSTTPRQAPSETAPSTPAPSAAGPNSTVASPDSRQTFAGNATAASSGVTSANGSVGERNSSTVVSPSTKASVSSAPSVKSRGSGTSGGPAASPTVQESFFNAITKRLQQVEANLTLSLKYVEEQSRHVQDALQRGEQKQHGKVTGFLDKLNQTVLAELHNIREQYDQIWQSTVLALESQAQRSEQDMMALSTRLNVLADEVVFQKRMAIVQAIILLSCLFLVIFSRGVALPSLSPLSDHGMGTSYTAPNTPGTPRREAYRTSRLAYQGTYQGKRSFEDPQVSLHSQTPSSARGELAELVSPDAIPTARLTECQKAPSEYRRLSPPLTPNLSPEDTRTPLGPASPEPDIAGEPSSTAIRRPANSSLLGSRKPLPSLPEHPSSPPR from the coding sequence ATGGTCCTCGCCACATCGTCCGCGTGGGCTCTGATTCTGGCACTCGGTTCCGTCGTGCTTGCCCaggccgacgagacggggacgacgagcaccacgACGCAGCCGACCACCACAGCTACCGTCAACAACAGCACGACGACtcccacggccgccgccgtcgataCCACCGTCACATCCAGTGGTGGCATCTGCGAAGCGCGGACCATCAACTACATCACGCACACCCTTCCCCAGGCCTGCCTCACCAGCTCGTGGGCGAGCGCGCGACCTGCTGCCTCCGCAAGCAATGGCAGCAACAGCTTCTCTGGCGGCACGTctgccaccgccgacaccgcctcCGAACCGCCGGTCGTGGCTGAGACAACGCAAACGGCCGACGCGGCAGCTACCACATTCATGTCGTTCGAGGATTGGAAGGAGATGATGCTGCGCAAGGCCGGGCAAGACCCCCAGGAATGGCGGTCCCGCAAACCCAGCGAGCATTCGCCCGACGACCGCAGCCCTCCCGACGCAGGACATGTaggcctgggcgaggaggacgaaaTATCCCTCAACTTCGACCAGTACTCGGACGGCCAAGACAAGGGTCGGGCTGctcccggcagcggcggcggcggcgatggtccAGACTCTgatggggccgccgcccatgatgccCAGGTCTACGGCGATGGCAAGGCGACCACCGTCCATCGCAGCAAAGACGCTGGCAAGACATGCAAGGAGCGCTTCTCATACTCATCCTTTGATGCTGGCGCCACCGTGCTCAAGACGGCTGCTGGGGCTAAAAACGCCAgggccatcctcgtcgagaACAAGGACACGTACATGCTGCTCGAATGCGCCGCGGCATCCAAGTACGTCATTGTCGAGTTGAgcgacgacatcctcgtcgatACCATCGTCCTGGCCAACTTTGAATTCTTCTCCAGCATGGTCCGCCACTTTCGCGTCAGCGTGAGCGACCGCTACCCGGTCAAGATGGACAAGTGGCGTGAGCTGGGCACCTTTGAAGCCCGCAACTCTCGCGATATCCAGCCCTTCCTGGTCGAAAACCCGCAGATCTGGGCAAAGTACGTCAGGATTGAGTTTCTGACACATTATGGCAATGAGTACTATTGTCCCGTCTCGCTCCTCCGCGTCCACGGCTCTCGCATGCTCGACTCATGGAAGGACAGCGAgaccggccgcgacgacgatgctcaGATAGAAGGGGACGGCAGCTCGCTCGGCCTCATCCACGGCGAAGCGGCGTCGGAGCCCCCCGTGTCCACGGCTCAGGCTGGcacccgcgacggcggccccccgccgccggacgCATCCTCAACCTGTTCATCAGCCGACGCGAGTCTGCCTATCTTCTCAGCCGCCATATGCCCTCGGTCCGAGGCACCTTCCTCGCAAACGCCCACGCCTGTTAAAGACACAAAAGTCTCCCATGAAGGCAATGAACGTCGCGAACACTCAGGCACGGTCATCCCACCAACATCAGCAGCCTCCAAAGTATCCACCACGCCGCGACAGGCGCCATCAGAGACCGCCCCGTCAACGCCTGCGCCATCCGCCGCTGGTCCAAATTCTACCGTCGCGTCCCCCGATAGTCGCCAAACGTTTGCAGGCAACGCCACAGCGGCCAGCTCTGGCGTGACCAGCGCGAATGGATCCGTCGGTGagcgcaacagcagcaccgtcgTCTCTCCGTCAACCAAGGCTTCCGTGTCCAGTGCTCCAAGCGTAAAATCGAGGGGCAGCGGAACGTCCGGTGGGCCTGCTGCTTCCCCCACCGTTCAAGAGAGCTTCTTCAATGCCATCACGAAGCGACTTCAGCAAGTGGAGGCGAACTTGACTCTGTCGCTCAAGTACGTCGAGGAGCAGTCCCGACATGTGCAAGATGCGCTGCAAAGGGGCGAACAGAAACAGCATGGAAAGGTCACTGGAttcctcgacaagctgaACCAGACGGTGTTGGCCGAGCTTCACAACATTCGTGAGCAGTACGACCAAATTTGGCAGTCAACTGTTCTCGCTCTGGAAAGCCAAGCCCAAAGGTCCGAACAAGACATGATGGCCCTCAGCACCCGCCTCAACGTATTGGCAGACGAAGTGGTGTTCCAAAAGCGAATGGCCATTGTTCAggccatcatcctcctctcctgcCTCTTCCTCGTGATCTTCTCTCGCGGCGTAGCCTTGCCGTCACTTAGCCCTTTGTCAGACCACGGCATGGGGACTTCGTACACAGCCCCCAATACCCCCGGCACGCCTCGTCGTGAGGCTTATCGAACGAGTCGCCTAGCGTATCAGGGCACATACCAGGGCAAGCGGAGCTTCGAGGACCCTCAGGTGTCTCTGCACTCACAAACCCCCTCATCGGCACGAGGGGAGCTCGCCGAATTGGTTTCGCCTGACGCCATACCTACGGCTCGTCTGACCGAATGCCAGAAGGCCCCTTCGGAATACAGACGCCTGTCTCCACCACTTACCCCCAACCTGTCACCTGAGGACACGAGAACGCCATTGGGTCCGGCGTCGCCAGAGCCAGACATAGCTGGGGAACCCAGCAGCACAGCCATTCGCCGCCCAGCAAACTCGTCACTTTTGGGCTCCCGAAAGCCGCTTCCGTCTCTCCCTGAACACCCATCATCCCCACCCCGCTAG